The Myxococcales bacterium genome includes the window GCGACGGCACCAGGGTTTGCGACTTTGTTACCAACGGCCGCGTGGATGTCATTCCAATTCTGCTGGCGCACGCCATGCCAAATCGGACCGACCTGCTGCGCGACATGGTTGAATTCCGGCTGCTGACGGGACGCGAGATCGTACGGCTAGCGGCCATGCGAGCCACAGACGAACAGGTAGCAAAGATGCGCGAAATCGCCGAGCTTGCCACGACGTCTACCGGCATTGCCTTGCACAACTACGACTTTGATCTGCGTGGCGCCATCGCCCAGGGTGCTGACAACACAATTTTCGTCTTGCTCGTCAACACCATTCGCGACATCACCAAATCATTTGCGACCGTGCTGCAACTATTTGTCGCCGACCACGTGAGCATCTACGAGTATCATCGAGAGCTCATCGATGCCATCGCCGCGCACGACGTTGCCAAGGCCGTTGCCATCGAAGATCGATTCCTGCGGCACGGCGCCGAGATGGTGGCCAAGATGATGACCAGACCCGGCGCGCCGATACGCCTCTTGCCGCCGGCGTAATCCGAAGCCTCTTGTTTGCCCACATTGGCTTACGCTCCAAGCCCTGCGTCGGATTTCTAACTGCGCCGCGCGGCATGCCTGTTAGCTAAAAGCCAAAGAAAAGCGAGCCGTTGAATTGCGCCGCGGTGAAGTCGTCGGCGTTGAGCGCGG containing:
- a CDS encoding FadR family transcriptional regulator, with protein sequence MAQAQPDRKKVADGVEKHLLSLIFGGKYPTGSKLPTERDLSESLGVHRSSVREGIKRLEALGIVSIRQGDGTRVCDFVTNGRVDVIPILLAHAMPNRTDLLRDMVEFRLLTGREIVRLAAMRATDEQVAKMREIAELATTSTGIALHNYDFDLRGAIAQGADNTIFVLLVNTIRDITKSFATVLQLFVADHVSIYEYHRELIDAIAAHDVAKAVAIEDRFLRHGAEMVAKMMTRPGAPIRLLPPA